One region of Limnospira fusiformis SAG 85.79 genomic DNA includes:
- a CDS encoding sodium:solute symporter family protein — MGKIFTHNAGSVSILLRRTLQFKYPTAYKFIVSASVSIINLNKNMFNFGTGLITIVFISFYLAGLAVIGYKVFNEKNHEDYIIGSRNVGYISTAGSIGAGFRDGVGLIFWIGTGFTIGYGGLWLICGMMTSIFLLSIIGPRFRETAKKENYINISDMLSAHLGRITELTVSVIILVFSSVYVAIQIFVISNLLQEIFSISFYFSACTTFLVVAIYMVSGGYSSVVKTDVIQLVLVFMLIFVPFFIRPSVSNILDLNSLFSLNLLDSIGLFGIGFLSITSGAEVWQRIISAKNNHVIRVSFPISAIILLIMTLSLIFIGFGAQQILESEIASDQVLFMLFKEQGIPSLILAYIAVAIIAASMSTLDTFAYVFCSTFIKNLLTQKNTFSQEKYVKTSRVVVVIFLAIMTIFSASITDIIRLLFDASSFLFIMTPVFLLGIAGFIEKSNYLDKYIALSMWISSALYVFLFINGYFTNLLINLIPAMLCFVLCLLFILHYRKIRHT, encoded by the coding sequence TCTATCATAAATCTGAATAAAAATATGTTTAATTTCGGCACTGGTTTGATTACTATAGTTTTTATTAGCTTTTACTTAGCTGGATTGGCTGTAATTGGATATAAGGTGTTTAATGAAAAGAACCATGAAGATTATATAATAGGCTCTCGGAATGTGGGCTATATATCAACAGCAGGTTCTATAGGAGCTGGTTTTCGAGATGGAGTGGGGCTTATATTTTGGATTGGGACAGGATTTACAATTGGCTATGGTGGATTATGGTTGATTTGTGGAATGATGACATCAATTTTTTTGCTCTCAATAATAGGACCACGCTTTAGAGAAACAGCGAAAAAAGAAAATTATATAAATATTAGTGATATGTTGTCTGCACACCTGGGAAGGATAACAGAGTTAACTGTATCAGTAATTATTCTTGTTTTTTCTTCTGTGTATGTAGCAATACAAATATTTGTTATTAGCAATTTATTACAAGAAATTTTTTCTATTTCTTTCTATTTCAGTGCTTGTACTACCTTTCTGGTAGTAGCAATATATATGGTATCTGGTGGGTATAGTTCTGTTGTAAAAACAGATGTAATTCAACTGGTTTTGGTGTTTATGTTAATTTTTGTGCCTTTTTTTATACGGCCTTCTGTTAGTAACATACTGGATTTAAACAGCTTATTTTCGCTAAATCTATTAGACTCGATAGGGTTGTTTGGAATTGGTTTTCTCTCTATTACATCGGGCGCAGAAGTGTGGCAAAGAATCATTTCTGCAAAAAACAATCATGTCATAAGAGTAAGTTTTCCCATTTCAGCTATAATTTTATTAATTATGACTTTAAGCTTGATTTTTATTGGTTTTGGTGCACAACAAATTTTGGAATCAGAAATAGCTTCTGATCAAGTTTTATTTATGCTTTTTAAAGAACAAGGAATTCCTTCTCTAATACTAGCCTATATTGCTGTTGCCATAATTGCTGCAAGTATGTCAACTTTAGATACATTTGCTTATGTGTTCTGCTCTACATTTATTAAAAATTTATTAACTCAAAAAAACACTTTTTCTCAAGAAAAGTACGTCAAAACATCAAGAGTAGTAGTTGTTATTTTTTTAGCTATAATGACTATATTTTCAGCCTCTATTACTGATATAATTAGACTTTTATTTGATGCGTCTAGTTTTTTGTTTATAATGACTCCAGTTTTTTTGTTGGGCATTGCGGGTTTTATAGAAAAATCCAATTATTTAGATAAATATATTGCTTTAAGTATGTGGATTAGCTCTGCATTATATGTATTTTTATTCATAAATGGTTATTTTACTAATTTACTCATAAACTTAATTCCTGCCATGCTTTGCTTTGTTTTATGTTTATTATTTATTTTGCATTATCGTAAAATAAGACACACTTAA
- a CDS encoding type II toxin-antitoxin system VapC family toxin, with translation MEITRDWWELRRNAFTLYTSEAVLEEVAQGDPAIAAQRLEILGNFPLLTLNQAVEALAAQFLDRSNLPPKAKIDAIHIAAATVHGMDYLLTWNCKHIANAQIQGKLAEISLDCGYVLPVLCTPNELMGD, from the coding sequence ATGGAGATTACAAGGGACTGGTGGGAACTGCGCCGGAACGCTTTCACTCTCTATACATCAGAAGCCGTTTTAGAGGAAGTGGCACAAGGAGATCCAGCGATCGCCGCCCAACGACTAGAGATTTTAGGTAATTTTCCTTTGCTGACTTTGAATCAAGCGGTAGAAGCTTTGGCAGCACAATTTTTAGACCGAAGCAATTTGCCCCCTAAAGCCAAGATAGACGCGATCCACATAGCTGCTGCCACTGTTCACGGTATGGATTATTTGTTAACATGGAACTGCAAGCATATCGCCAATGCCCAAATTCAAGGAAAATTGGCCGAAATTAGTCTAGATTGTGGCTATGTGCTGCCTGTTCTCTGTACGCCCAACGAACTCATGGGAGATTAG
- a CDS encoding T3SS effector HopA1 family protein, with amino-acid sequence MSLLNSQSHQLASEVGGRLKEVLSDIVENVQISADFSIHHPNYQPWEMPAEILPRIQALPQEMQDKYMSLQLRSFLYGIYYNGSMQASQALGSENKGQPLDLENNSFAGVAMDFYLQLEAANKGEGYFDAGWSILREETDGSLAVTKGGLRLHIQREKHLQESEKAAAVGDVVSILMPKNLVQNGFYMAVGNAGLQREEAMVRIYFNVTPEGAVAVMAGLTERLNERGIPFSFKALYNPADYQRYDAGVLYFGKTDYELVRQVVAHVYQENKSVFKPEIPLFTLELAPGLGLAEEPDKKFGSEESFGMNRCQIIANGLLMAWQQEDNSAAGRIAAISEQFSGLGIDWQRPYLNADSEDVYQGLEFAG; translated from the coding sequence ATGTCATTACTTAATTCTCAATCTCATCAATTAGCCTCTGAAGTTGGAGGTCGGTTAAAGGAAGTTTTGTCAGATATTGTTGAAAATGTCCAAATTTCCGCCGATTTTTCGATTCATCATCCGAACTATCAACCCTGGGAAATGCCTGCTGAGATATTGCCTCGGATTCAGGCTTTACCCCAGGAAATGCAGGATAAGTACATGAGCTTACAGTTGCGGAGTTTTCTTTATGGCATTTATTATAATGGGTCGATGCAAGCATCCCAAGCATTAGGTTCTGAGAATAAGGGTCAGCCATTAGATTTGGAGAATAATAGTTTTGCGGGCGTAGCTATGGACTTTTATTTACAGTTGGAAGCAGCGAACAAGGGTGAGGGATATTTTGATGCGGGTTGGTCGATTTTGAGAGAAGAAACCGATGGCAGTTTGGCTGTAACTAAGGGCGGTTTGCGGCTGCATATCCAACGGGAAAAGCATCTTCAAGAGTCTGAAAAAGCGGCAGCAGTGGGGGATGTTGTGTCAATTTTGATGCCTAAGAATTTGGTGCAAAATGGCTTTTATATGGCGGTGGGTAATGCCGGTTTACAGAGAGAGGAAGCTATGGTGCGGATCTATTTTAATGTTACTCCTGAAGGTGCGGTGGCTGTGATGGCTGGGTTGACTGAAAGGTTAAATGAGAGGGGCATTCCTTTTAGTTTTAAGGCTTTGTATAATCCGGCTGATTATCAACGGTATGATGCTGGGGTGCTTTATTTTGGCAAAACAGATTATGAGTTGGTCAGGCAGGTTGTGGCTCATGTTTATCAAGAAAATAAGTCTGTTTTTAAGCCAGAAATACCTTTGTTTACTCTGGAGTTAGCACCGGGTTTGGGGTTGGCGGAAGAACCGGACAAAAAGTTTGGCAGTGAGGAGAGTTTTGGGATGAATCGCTGTCAGATTATAGCTAATGGGTTATTGATGGCTTGGCAACAGGAGGACAATTCTGCGGCGGGTCGGATTGCTGCTATTTCTGAGCAGTTTTCTGGGTTGGGGATTGATTGGCAGCGTCCTTATTTGAATGCAGATTCTGAGGATGTTTATCAGGGATTAGAGTTCGCAGGCTGA
- a CDS encoding UPF0175 family protein encodes MSLVISDDLVKASGFSENELFGEIVLMLFQQDKISLGKASELLGWHRMQFQKLISERGICVHYEIDEFQQDLKT; translated from the coding sequence ATGAGTTTAGTGATTTCCGATGATTTAGTAAAGGCTAGTGGCTTTTCTGAAAATGAGTTATTTGGGGAAATTGTGCTGATGTTGTTTCAGCAAGATAAAATTAGTTTGGGTAAAGCCAGTGAGTTATTGGGGTGGCATCGGATGCAGTTTCAAAAACTGATTTCTGAGCGAGGTATTTGCGTCCATTATGAGATTGATGAGTTTCAGCAAGACCTCAAAACCTAG
- a CDS encoding phosphotransferase — MKFVLSSQNVYDYLIDQKICDRSLENPGVEQVEAKNFNLLVTLPEGRKLLVKQEQFINSEKETVGEFFGEWRIPKFLQSFPEFDHWRSFLPELLLHDADNSILVSTYLDNYQDLAEFYSKNNLFPVQVAAQIGSCLATIHRDTWNQSIYREFFVQEEVAGKPKVSPLLLESLERIGPEIFGMAPMDGLKFFALYQRYDSLGQAVHRVTETISPVCLTHNDIKLNNILLNRNWEDINGNAIRLIDWERSDWGDPAFDLGMAIASYLQIWLGSLVISNSLSIEESLRLATTPLELLQPSIGGLTLAYLETFPEILEYRPDFLKQVVQLAGFSLIIGILAMIQYQKTFNNTGIAMLQVAKALLSRPESSMPTIFGATATQLNQMNSSVVGKV, encoded by the coding sequence ATGAAATTTGTGTTAAGTTCTCAAAATGTTTATGACTATTTAATCGACCAAAAAATCTGCGATCGCTCCCTAGAAAATCCAGGAGTAGAGCAGGTTGAGGCTAAAAATTTTAATTTATTGGTGACTTTACCAGAGGGTCGAAAGTTACTGGTTAAACAAGAACAATTTATCAATTCGGAAAAAGAAACTGTGGGCGAGTTTTTTGGGGAATGGCGAATCCCCAAATTTCTACAGAGCTTTCCTGAATTTGACCATTGGCGTAGTTTTCTGCCAGAATTACTGCTCCACGATGCTGATAACTCAATTTTAGTTTCTACTTATCTGGATAATTATCAGGATTTAGCAGAGTTTTATTCTAAAAACAATCTCTTTCCGGTTCAGGTTGCTGCTCAAATTGGCAGTTGTTTGGCGACGATTCATCGTGATACCTGGAATCAGAGTATTTATCGGGAATTTTTTGTCCAAGAAGAGGTGGCAGGAAAACCCAAAGTATCTCCGCTATTATTAGAGAGTTTGGAAAGGATCGGTCCTGAAATTTTTGGTATGGCTCCGATGGATGGATTGAAATTTTTTGCACTTTATCAACGATATGATAGCTTAGGACAAGCAGTTCATCGAGTCACTGAAACTATTTCTCCTGTTTGTCTGACTCACAATGACATCAAGCTGAATAATATTCTTCTGAATCGAAACTGGGAAGATATTAATGGAAATGCGATCCGCTTGATTGATTGGGAAAGGTCTGATTGGGGAGATCCAGCATTTGATTTGGGAATGGCGATCGCCAGTTATCTACAAATTTGGTTGGGTAGCTTAGTGATTAGTAATTCTCTTAGTATTGAAGAATCTTTGCGACTAGCCACTACTCCCCTAGAATTACTTCAGCCATCTATCGGTGGGTTAACTTTAGCTTATTTAGAAACTTTCCCAGAAATCTTAGAATATCGTCCTGATTTCTTAAAGCAGGTCGTACAGTTGGCAGGTTTTTCTTTAATTATTGGGATTTTGGCAATGATTCAGTATCAAAAAACCTTTAATAATACGGGAATTGCTATGCTTCAGGTAGCCAAGGCTTTGTTATCTCGTCCTGAATCATCAATGCCCACGATTTTTGGGGCTACTGCTACTCAGTTAAATCAGATGAATTCTTCTGTTGTTGGCAAAGTTTAA
- a CDS encoding DUF433 domain-containing protein: protein MLNWQEQIEKNPNICHGKPCIKGTRIMVSVILDNLAEGLTLAEIVEEYPPLTLENVRSAIAYAAALAREEELSPT, encoded by the coding sequence ATGCTTAATTGGCAAGAACAAATTGAGAAAAACCCCAATATTTGTCATGGCAAACCTTGTATTAAAGGAACCAGGATTATGGTTTCGGTCATCCTGGATAACCTGGCTGAGGGATTGACATTAGCAGAAATTGTTGAGGAATATCCACCGTTGACTTTAGAAAATGTGCGCTCGGCGATCGCTTATGCGGCGGCACTAGCAAGAGAAGAAGAACTGTCGCCAACGTGA
- a CDS encoding DUF5615 family PIN-like protein: MLLVKLDENLSITHAEFLRNEGYDCDRVTDEGLSGEDDEVVWQQVCTEGRFFITLDLDFSDVRRFPPGTHPGILLLRSRCGSRQAVLDVLQRVVREDPLATLQGCLVVADDIQTRIRRPSV; the protein is encoded by the coding sequence ATGCTCTTAGTCAAATTAGACGAAAATCTTAGTATTACCCATGCAGAGTTTCTCCGAAATGAAGGTTACGATTGCGATCGAGTTACTGATGAAGGATTGTCTGGTGAAGACGATGAAGTTGTATGGCAGCAAGTTTGTACTGAGGGACGCTTTTTTATTACTCTCGACTTAGATTTTTCTGATGTCCGACGTTTTCCACCCGGAACTCATCCGGGAATTTTACTGTTGCGTTCTCGCTGTGGAAGTCGTCAGGCCGTGCTTGATGTTTTGCAGCGGGTTGTGCGGGAAGATCCACTGGCGACTTTACAAGGTTGTCTGGTGGTGGCAGATGACATACAAACCCGAATTCGTCGTCCGTCTGTTTGA